One window from the genome of Mucilaginibacter ginsenosidivorans encodes:
- a CDS encoding nuclear transport factor 2-like protein: MPNTASSKQTVLSFIKALNEEDFESARKHTSDDLKFIGVLGTRTSADAYFNDMAKMKLKYDVQKAFAEGNDVCLWYDIDMGGRKIFSSGWYHIEHHKIAWFKVLFDPRPLLEPAH, from the coding sequence ATGCCAAATACAGCAAGTTCAAAGCAAACGGTGTTGTCGTTTATCAAAGCGCTAAATGAAGAAGATTTTGAAAGCGCCCGCAAGCATACAAGCGACGATCTGAAATTTATCGGCGTACTGGGAACCCGCACCAGTGCCGATGCTTATTTTAACGACATGGCGAAAATGAAGTTGAAATACGATGTACAAAAAGCATTCGCCGAAGGAAACGACGTTTGTCTTTGGTACGATATCGACATGGGCGGCCGAAAAATATTCAGCAGCGGATGGTACCATATCGAACATCATAAGATAGCCTGGTTCAAAGTATTATTCGATCCACGGCCGTTACTGGAGCCTGCTCATTAG
- the glgB gene encoding 1,4-alpha-glucan branching protein GlgB yields MPESVIKNSVEPYSRFTDFDISLFKSGKHYKLYEKFGSHVVEFNGVIGTYFSVWAPNAQFVSVIGNFNYWNRGSHVLFSRWDSSGIWEGFIPNVGDGETYKYFIKSSSGEELEKSDPFALRWEEPPRTASIVADTYYEWKDAKWMKNRYQHNGIDRPYSVYEVHIGSWARNPESPDSFYSYEQLADKLVPYVKEMGFTHVEFMPIAEHPYYPSWGYQVSGYYAASSRYGTPKQLMGLIETFHNEGIGVIMDWVPSHFPGDIHALYRFDGTHLYEHADTRKGFHPDWKSFIFNYGRNEVRAFLISNALFWLDRYHVDGLRVDAVASMLYLDYSRKDGEWEPNIYGGNENLEAISFLKEFNEACYSHFPDTQTIAEESTSFTGVSRPVYTGGLGFGMKWMMGWMHDTIKYFSTDPLFRKYHHNQITFSLIYAFTENFMLPFSHDEVVYGKGSMLNKMPGDEWQKFANLRLVYSYMFTHPGTKLLFMGAEFGQGTEWDFSKSLDWYVLEYPNHKGVQDTVKALNKLYKKEPALYEKAFEGTGFEWIDGGNSADSVLIYTRKGHDPKNDLVIVLNMTPNPHENFRVGVPDAGSWKEMFNSDDKAYWGSGMGNTKAIKADKEHWHGRENSILVTLPPLSAVVFKKSK; encoded by the coding sequence ATGCCTGAAAGTGTTATAAAGAACAGCGTAGAACCATACAGCCGTTTTACCGATTTTGACATCAGCCTGTTCAAATCAGGGAAGCATTATAAATTATACGAAAAATTCGGCTCCCACGTAGTTGAATTTAACGGCGTTATCGGAACCTATTTTTCCGTATGGGCTCCAAATGCGCAGTTTGTTTCCGTTATCGGCAATTTCAATTACTGGAACCGGGGTTCGCATGTGTTATTTTCAAGGTGGGATTCGTCGGGCATATGGGAGGGTTTTATCCCTAACGTAGGCGATGGTGAAACCTATAAATATTTTATCAAGTCATCGTCGGGCGAGGAACTTGAAAAAAGTGATCCGTTTGCCCTACGCTGGGAGGAACCTCCGCGTACGGCGTCTATCGTCGCTGACACTTATTACGAGTGGAAGGATGCCAAATGGATGAAGAACAGGTACCAGCACAACGGGATAGACAGGCCCTATTCGGTTTACGAAGTTCATATTGGTTCATGGGCGCGTAACCCGGAAAGCCCCGATTCTTTTTACTCCTACGAGCAGCTGGCCGATAAATTAGTGCCTTATGTAAAGGAAATGGGTTTTACGCATGTCGAGTTTATGCCGATAGCCGAACACCCGTATTATCCGAGCTGGGGTTACCAGGTTAGCGGTTATTATGCGGCATCCAGCCGGTACGGCACACCGAAGCAGTTGATGGGACTGATAGAAACGTTCCACAACGAAGGCATAGGTGTGATCATGGATTGGGTACCATCGCATTTCCCGGGTGATATTCATGCATTGTATCGTTTCGACGGCACGCATTTGTATGAGCATGCCGACACCCGTAAAGGATTTCACCCCGATTGGAAATCCTTTATCTTCAATTATGGCCGTAACGAAGTACGCGCTTTTCTTATCAGCAACGCGCTGTTTTGGCTCGATCGTTACCATGTGGATGGCTTACGCGTGGATGCTGTTGCATCGATGCTTTATTTGGATTACTCGCGCAAAGATGGTGAATGGGAACCTAACATATATGGAGGCAATGAGAACCTGGAAGCAATATCCTTCCTGAAAGAATTTAATGAAGCTTGTTATAGTCACTTCCCTGATACGCAAACCATAGCTGAAGAGTCGACATCGTTCACCGGTGTGAGCCGCCCGGTTTATACCGGCGGATTGGGCTTTGGAATGAAATGGATGATGGGCTGGATGCACGATACCATCAAATATTTTTCTACCGATCCGTTGTTCCGTAAATATCACCACAACCAGATCACTTTCAGTTTGATCTATGCCTTTACCGAAAATTTTATGCTGCCCTTCTCGCACGATGAGGTGGTTTACGGCAAAGGATCGATGCTAAATAAAATGCCGGGCGACGAATGGCAAAAGTTTGCTAACCTGCGCCTCGTTTATAGCTATATGTTTACCCACCCAGGTACGAAGCTGTTGTTTATGGGGGCTGAATTTGGACAGGGCACCGAATGGGACTTCAGCAAATCGCTGGATTGGTATGTGCTTGAATACCCTAATCATAAAGGCGTGCAAGACACGGTTAAGGCACTGAATAAACTGTATAAAAAAGAACCTGCGCTATATGAAAAGGCCTTTGAAGGAACCGGATTTGAATGGATAGACGGCGGTAATTCAGCAGATTCGGTTCTGATCTATACCCGGAAGGGGCACGATCCTAAGAACGACCTCGTGATAGTTTTAAACATGACGCCAAATCCTCATGAAAACTTCCGTGTCGGGGTACCTGACGCCGGCAGCTGGAAAGAAATGTTCAATTCGGATGATAAAGCTTATTGGGGTAGCGGAATGGGGAATACCAAGGCGATAAAAGCAGATAAAGAGCACTGGCACGGAAGAGAAAACTCCATATTGGTAACCTTACCGCCGTTAAGTGCCGTCGTATTCAAAAAGAGTAAGTAG
- a CDS encoding putative maltokinase, with product MKMGNIDVLANTNSLKLTKPWKDFAQDKKALKWLEENVFYEYMRKCRWFAGKARMIKFLKVQQLLDLPIDGGKAYLVIVHVGYTYGDEEKYALPVSFLPDDYELIGQINPKAFITKITTDGKAGWLIDAIYDFRFQTELYKNIWENAAVPQENGQLTYHRGKGLAATDEDMGYLCVIPDLEQSNSSFVFGNKYFFKLYRKLFREINPEVEMLQFLTETGGFKNIPSFCGSLIYERPGIPPVTLGLMMQKVSSKCDSWVATGDDLNDFLFMFVDKLFSVRDDVFEKVELLGRRTAEMHLALLSDKKNKDFKPEKFDSEYITWLQGHLNRLLVKRISLLKENYARLDKNAKALADDFINSEKIIGRFFEKIGNNDLVSSRIRIHGDYHLGQVLFTGSDYLIIDFEGEPESSITDRKIKHSPLKDVAGMIRSFHYAVCSKLYFSNETKGVDPQRLQKAADRWYKLITDAYIDAYMHTMGDISATFGGRTELNFLLQLHLLEKAVYELGYELNGRPDWIRIPLKGIQHVLFEIEKFN from the coding sequence ATGAAAATGGGCAATATTGATGTTTTAGCGAACACGAATTCTTTAAAGCTGACCAAGCCATGGAAGGATTTTGCCCAGGATAAGAAGGCCCTTAAATGGCTGGAGGAGAACGTATTTTATGAGTATATGCGCAAGTGCCGCTGGTTTGCCGGCAAGGCGCGCATGATCAAATTCCTGAAGGTACAGCAACTGCTTGATTTGCCCATAGACGGGGGGAAGGCATATTTAGTGATCGTACATGTTGGTTACACGTATGGTGACGAGGAAAAATATGCTCTACCTGTTTCATTCCTGCCCGATGATTATGAACTGATTGGACAGATCAATCCCAAAGCGTTTATCACCAAAATTACAACCGACGGCAAAGCCGGTTGGCTGATAGATGCTATTTACGATTTTCGGTTCCAAACGGAGCTGTATAAGAATATATGGGAAAATGCTGCTGTGCCGCAGGAAAATGGGCAGCTGACCTATCACCGGGGCAAGGGTCTTGCTGCTACTGACGAGGATATGGGTTACCTGTGTGTTATACCCGACCTGGAGCAAAGTAATTCTTCGTTTGTATTCGGCAACAAATACTTCTTTAAACTGTACCGTAAACTTTTCCGCGAAATTAATCCTGAAGTAGAAATGCTGCAATTTCTTACTGAAACGGGCGGATTTAAAAATATCCCGTCGTTTTGCGGTAGCCTGATATACGAACGGCCGGGCATTCCACCTGTTACACTGGGCTTGATGATGCAAAAAGTATCCAGCAAGTGTGATAGCTGGGTGGCGACAGGTGACGACCTGAATGATTTTCTTTTCATGTTTGTGGATAAGTTGTTCAGTGTGCGCGATGACGTATTTGAGAAAGTAGAGTTGTTGGGACGGCGGACCGCCGAAATGCACCTGGCGCTGTTATCGGATAAAAAGAATAAAGATTTTAAACCTGAAAAGTTCGATAGTGAATATATCACCTGGTTACAGGGGCACCTAAACAGATTGCTGGTTAAAAGGATCAGCCTGTTAAAAGAAAATTATGCCCGTTTAGACAAAAATGCCAAAGCGCTGGCTGATGATTTTATAAATAGCGAAAAAATTATCGGGCGTTTTTTTGAGAAGATAGGTAACAATGACCTGGTGTCGTCGCGCATACGCATACATGGCGATTATCATTTGGGCCAGGTGCTGTTTACAGGCAGCGATTATCTCATCATTGATTTTGAAGGGGAACCTGAAAGCTCTATAACCGACCGCAAAATAAAACATTCGCCGCTGAAGGATGTTGCGGGTATGATACGGTCTTTCCACTACGCTGTCTGCTCCAAATTATATTTTAGTAATGAGACAAAAGGAGTGGACCCGCAACGATTACAAAAGGCCGCCGACCGTTGGTATAAACTGATAACCGATGCATATATCGATGCATATATGCATACAATGGGAGATATTTCAGCTACCTTCGGAGGCAGGACGGAGCTAAACTTCCTGCTGCAGCTACACCTGCTGGAGAAGGCCGTGTATGAACTTGGTTATGAGCTTAATGGCCGCCCCGATTGGATACGGATACCATTGAAAGGCATCCAGCACGTATTATTCGAAATAGAGAAATTTAATTAA
- the tnpA gene encoding IS200/IS605 family transposase, which produces MTKYRKLSHSFYYCVYHVVWTPKYRFRVLTDVVADTLENKIRAICGWKEVEILEMNIQADHVHMVCSIPPKMSVSDFMGILKGKTALMMFSNYPSLRKKPYWGNHFWSRGYFVSTVGVDEERIKNYVKYQETEERKEDGTTDLKLF; this is translated from the coding sequence GTGACGAAATACAGGAAATTATCTCATAGCTTTTACTATTGTGTTTACCATGTTGTGTGGACGCCGAAATATCGCTTCAGGGTATTAACAGATGTGGTGGCCGATACATTGGAGAATAAGATTCGAGCAATATGCGGATGGAAAGAAGTGGAGATATTGGAGATGAATATTCAAGCCGATCATGTTCACATGGTTTGTAGCATCCCGCCAAAGATGAGTGTGAGTGATTTCATGGGGATATTAAAAGGTAAAACAGCACTAATGATGTTCAGTAATTATCCGAGTTTGCGCAAGAAGCCATATTGGGGTAATCATTTTTGGAGTAGAGGTTATTTTGTAAGTACGGTAGGTGTAGATGAAGAACGGATAAAGAACTATGTAAAATATCAGGAAACAGAAGAGCGGAAAGAAGACGGAACAACTGACCTGAAATTGTTTTGA
- a CDS encoding alpha-1,4-glucan--maltose-1-phosphate maltosyltransferase: MTKHGLQRVIVEHVTPEIDAGRFYIKKIPGETIGVEADIFTDGHDHVRGQVLYKHESDKNWLRVPMHLMSNDRWQGSFNVEKTGFYSYTVTGWVDHPLTWHEGFVKKYQDTQHMGVELLIGAEFLEAMLPRASKPDQKTINKIVATLRDENKYDLAVNLVLGKDVHHLIDQYPNLENATTYLRELKVYVDREKAGFSSWYCFFPRSASTVEGKHGTFKDCEALLPRIAEMGFDVLYFPPIHPIGQTFRKGKNNTVNALPGDDGVPYAIGSKDGGHKDILKDLGTLDDFKHLIKEAAAHGLEIAMDFAIQCSPDHPYVKKHPKWFKWRPDGTVQYAENPPKKYQDILPVNFENDDWENLWKELKSILDYWCEQGIRIFRVDNPHTKSFNFWEWCIAEVQKKYPGTIFLSEAFTKPKVMKELAKLGYTQSYTYYTWRNSKHELIEYMNELTQSEMKDYYRPNFWPNTHDINPYSLQNGNEISFITRYVMAATLSSNYGIFGPVYELMYHDAYPGKEEYLNSEKYEVRHWDWSAKNRLIDVITKVNAARKANAALQTTYNISFCETYNDNILAYYKRTGDNHILCVVKLDPYSKQFAHVQTPLWELGIEAGQDFSVYDILTGNTYTWNQEWNYVQFEPWDLPVHLFRIEV, encoded by the coding sequence ATGACTAAACACGGCTTGCAACGGGTTATAGTTGAACACGTTACACCCGAAATTGACGCGGGCAGGTTTTATATTAAAAAAATTCCCGGCGAAACCATCGGCGTTGAAGCGGATATTTTTACCGACGGGCACGATCATGTACGCGGTCAGGTATTGTATAAACACGAAAGTGATAAAAATTGGCTCCGTGTTCCCATGCACCTGATGAGCAACGACCGCTGGCAGGGATCGTTCAATGTAGAGAAGACCGGGTTTTACAGCTACACCGTAACTGGTTGGGTAGACCATCCTTTGACCTGGCACGAAGGTTTCGTAAAAAAATACCAGGACACACAACACATGGGTGTGGAGTTATTGATCGGCGCCGAGTTTTTGGAGGCGATGCTGCCCCGGGCAAGTAAGCCCGATCAGAAAACCATCAATAAAATTGTTGCAACACTACGGGATGAAAACAAGTACGATCTTGCTGTAAACCTGGTATTGGGGAAAGATGTTCACCATCTTATCGACCAGTATCCAAACCTGGAGAATGCAACCACCTACCTGCGTGAATTAAAAGTATATGTCGACCGAGAGAAAGCTGGCTTTAGTAGTTGGTATTGCTTTTTCCCAAGGTCGGCCTCGACTGTTGAAGGTAAGCATGGAACCTTTAAAGATTGCGAGGCGTTATTACCGCGCATAGCGGAAATGGGATTCGATGTACTCTATTTTCCGCCAATACATCCAATCGGTCAAACTTTCAGGAAAGGGAAAAATAATACGGTAAATGCCTTGCCGGGCGATGACGGTGTGCCATACGCGATCGGCTCGAAAGATGGTGGGCACAAGGATATTTTGAAAGACCTGGGTACGCTCGATGATTTCAAACATTTGATAAAAGAAGCAGCTGCACATGGACTGGAAATTGCCATGGATTTTGCAATTCAGTGTTCGCCCGACCATCCTTATGTAAAAAAGCATCCCAAATGGTTTAAATGGCGGCCTGACGGGACTGTGCAGTACGCTGAAAACCCGCCAAAAAAATACCAGGATATTTTACCCGTCAATTTTGAAAATGACGACTGGGAAAACCTTTGGAAGGAACTAAAAAGTATACTGGATTACTGGTGCGAGCAGGGGATAAGGATATTCAGGGTGGACAACCCGCATACCAAGTCATTCAATTTTTGGGAGTGGTGCATTGCCGAAGTACAAAAAAAATACCCCGGTACAATATTCCTTTCGGAAGCTTTTACCAAGCCCAAAGTGATGAAGGAGTTGGCAAAATTAGGCTATACGCAATCATACACTTACTACACCTGGCGCAATAGCAAGCATGAGCTGATTGAATACATGAACGAGTTGACGCAGTCGGAAATGAAAGATTATTATCGCCCCAATTTCTGGCCGAATACGCATGATATTAACCCGTATTCACTCCAAAACGGTAATGAGATCAGTTTTATCACCCGGTATGTTATGGCTGCAACGCTGTCGTCCAACTATGGTATCTTCGGACCGGTTTATGAACTGATGTATCACGATGCCTATCCTGGTAAGGAGGAATACCTTAATTCGGAAAAATACGAGGTTCGCCATTGGGACTGGTCGGCGAAAAACCGTTTGATCGATGTCATCACTAAAGTAAATGCTGCCCGCAAAGCTAATGCGGCGCTGCAAACCACTTATAACATAAGCTTTTGCGAAACTTATAACGATAACATACTGGCCTATTACAAAAGGACTGGCGATAACCATATCCTTTGCGTTGTCAAACTCGATCCGTATAGCAAACAATTTGCCCATGTGCAAACACCCTTATGGGAATTGGGCATTGAAGCTGGGCAGGACTTTTCTGTTTACGATATTTTAACAGGCAACACTTACACCTGGAACCAGGAATGGAACTATGTGCAATTTGAACCCTGGGACCTGCCGGTACATTTATTCAGAATAGAGGTATAA
- a CDS encoding proline iminopeptidase-family hydrolase, whose protein sequence is MKKFLFLPMAAIICLYSCKQQSNRPTVAEYFAPVDSGVQAAGIKMVSIKTPVGNFKVWTKRIGTNPRIKVLLLHGGPAFTHEYLECFESFFPKEGFEMIEYDQLGSYYSDQPRDSSLWTTARFVEEVEQVRQALKLDSSNFYLFGNSWGGILAMEYALKYQKNLKGMIVSNMMASIPAYEKYNLVLRSQMCKSLVDSLMNYEAKGMYKDTTYQRLIFSEFYNKHLCRLPEWPEPVNRAFKHLNEEIYVMMQGPSEFKTGGRLLHWDISNRLKEITVPTLMVGAKYDSMDPKYMEWMSTQVKNGKSLYCPNGSHLCFWDDQQVFMDGVIKFIKDVDAAKW, encoded by the coding sequence ATGAAAAAGTTCCTTTTTCTGCCAATGGCAGCTATCATTTGTCTTTATTCCTGCAAGCAGCAAAGCAATAGGCCTACTGTTGCCGAATATTTCGCCCCGGTCGATTCAGGTGTGCAGGCAGCTGGCATAAAAATGGTCAGCATCAAAACGCCGGTGGGCAACTTTAAAGTATGGACCAAGCGTATCGGCACCAACCCGCGCATCAAGGTTTTGTTGTTACATGGCGGCCCGGCATTTACACACGAATACCTGGAGTGTTTCGAAAGCTTTTTTCCAAAGGAAGGCTTTGAAATGATAGAGTACGATCAATTAGGCTCGTATTATAGCGATCAGCCGCGCGACAGTAGTTTATGGACCACTGCTCGGTTTGTAGAAGAGGTGGAACAGGTGCGGCAGGCCCTGAAACTGGACAGCAGTAACTTTTACCTTTTTGGCAATTCGTGGGGCGGAATACTGGCTATGGAGTACGCACTGAAATACCAGAAAAACCTAAAAGGGATGATCGTATCCAACATGATGGCCAGTATCCCGGCGTATGAAAAATATAACCTGGTGCTGAGGAGCCAGATGTGCAAATCGCTGGTTGATTCACTGATGAATTATGAGGCTAAGGGAATGTATAAGGATACAACTTACCAAAGGCTTATCTTTTCTGAATTTTATAATAAGCATTTATGCCGCCTCCCCGAATGGCCAGAGCCCGTAAACCGTGCATTTAAACATCTTAATGAAGAAATTTATGTAATGATGCAAGGTCCGAGTGAGTTTAAAACAGGAGGGAGGCTGCTGCACTGGGATATCAGCAACCGGCTAAAGGAAATTACCGTGCCAACGCTGATGGTTGGCGCCAAATACGACTCGATGGATCCAAAATACATGGAGTGGATGAGCACCCAGGTAAAAAATGGCAAAAGTTTATATTGTCCTAACGGAAGCCACCTGTGTTTTTGGGATGATCAGCAGGTGTTTATGGATGGGGTAATAAAATTTATTAAGGATGTGGATGCCGCGAAATGGTAA